The Litoribrevibacter albus genome includes a window with the following:
- a CDS encoding acetyl-CoA sensor PanZ family protein, which produces MPVILRKVTSPEGQDHIDLTKTFGELKELIVDDQVIENSDTFTEELLQRHNQPENQWIACAFFNDRIIGAMSVEESTGQMKLNNLTVRQVTRDRGVGHRLLDLTLAEAKGKVVLLELTRDQNVRMKDWLNQYSAEFVSNTAATSLYKITPSEHEV; this is translated from the coding sequence GTGCCTGTTATTTTAAGAAAAGTTACCTCGCCAGAAGGCCAGGATCATATAGACCTCACCAAAACCTTTGGTGAACTGAAAGAACTTATTGTCGACGATCAGGTGATCGAAAACTCCGACACCTTCACTGAAGAACTGCTTCAACGCCACAATCAGCCTGAAAACCAATGGATTGCCTGCGCTTTTTTCAATGACCGCATCATTGGTGCTATGAGCGTCGAAGAATCAACCGGCCAAATGAAGCTGAACAATCTGACGGTTCGTCAGGTTACTCGTGACCGAGGCGTCGGCCACCGTTTGTTGGATCTGACCTTGGCCGAGGCAAAGGGAAAAGTCGTGTTATTGGAACTGACACGCGATCAAAACGTCCGAATGAAAGACTGGCTAAATCAATACAGTGCAGAATTTGTCTCCAACACTGCAGCCACCAGTCTCTATAAAATAACCCCGAGTGAGCATGAAGTATAA